The following is a genomic window from Clostridia bacterium.
CGCCAAAACACTCCTTACCCTCTTTTTAGAAGAGGTAAAAGAGGCTTTAGGCAAAGTCCCGGACGATTACAACGACCGCACGCCACCCAACTTTCAAAATGCTCCCTTTGGTGCATCTCAGCTCCTGCAATGCTATTTTACCGAATTTTTAATCAAGCTCCTGCGTGCCGACAACGGTGTAAGCGTCGTACCCAATAAGGATGCCCGTGCCATTTCCAACAACTCGGTATGCACCTTAATTATAGAATATATGAAGCGGTCTGTCAATAAAAATCTGAACTTAAAAGATGTATGCGACCTGTTTTTTATCGGCAAAACCCAGCTATGCAAAATTTTTAAGGAACATGTGGGAAAAAGCCCCATGGACTACTTTGCAGATTTAAAAACCGAATCGGCAAAAAAGCTTTTGCAGGAAAAAAAGATGTCGGTCAGTGAAATTTCGGATGCCTTAGGCTACTCCTCGGTGCACAACTTCTCCCGTGCCTTCAAAAAATACGCAGGCTATTCGCCTTCTGCCTACCGCAAGAAGATATTATAATCCATATTGATTTTTATTTTTCTTTTTGATATAATACAATTGAAAGGAAGGATTGTATGTCCGAAATCGAAAAAACAATTGAAAACACTGTAGCCTCGGTTGAAATGGAAGGCTACCGAATCACCGCAGAACAAAAAGAAAGCTGTTTAGCTTTTGCAAGCGGTAAAATTTCAAAAGAAGAATTTATTCAAAAGGCATTGGAAAGGTGTAAAGCATAATGGCATATTCACTGGACGCATTGCAGGACGGTTGCTACGAAAATACAACTGTTCTGATAAACAAATTCGACATCCGTGATGAAAAAACATTAAATGCATTAGAGCAGGAAATCACCGGTGGTCTGCTCGCCCGCGCCATCACTGACATTCCTTTTACAAATGTAAATTTTGATTTCTATAAAAATCTGCATCGCTATGTTTTCTCCGACCTCTACGCATGGGCAGGTGAACTCAGGACTGTAAACATGAGTAAAAAAGGAACTGTGTTTTGCGATTTTAAACAGTTAGAAGAATACGGTGCGCGGATTTTTACATCCCTTGCACAAAGGAATTATTTAAAAGACTGCCCGGAAGATTTGTTTTTGGAAGAATTTACCGAGCTATATTGCAATTTGAATTTCTTACATCCCTTCAGAGAAGGCAACGGACGCATTCAGCGATTGTTTCTGACCTTGCTTTTAAAAAACACCGGAAAAGCATTGCATTTTGCCGATATTGACAAAGATTTGTTTATGATTGCTACCATCAAGTCCGCATCCGGCGATGTGTTTATGTTGAAAGAAATATTCAGAACACACATCACATCTCTGTAAAATAAGAAAAATGAGGTGTTAAAATATGCAAATTTTAAAAGATACATTCGGCTGTGATTTTGTGGTAAGCTACCCGAAAGAAATGGCTTCCCGACCGCTTAAAATATTACAGCTCACAGATCCGCAGATTATAGATTCTTCTCAGCGGCGTACCCCTGACCGCTTAAATCCCACCGAAATTTCAGCATGGTCGCCCGAAAATTTTGATGCGCAGTGCGGAAACCATATCCGCTCCCTTGTTTGCCAGACCAAGCCCGATTTTATTTTTATCACGGGCGATATTGTGTACGGCGAATTTGATGACAACGGCACCGCCTTAAAATGGTTTACGGACTTTATGGATTCTTTTGGTATCCCCTGGGCACCCGTATTCGGCAACCATGACAACGAATCTTTAATGGGGGTCGCCTACCAGTGTAAGCTGTTTGAAGATGCCGGATACTGCCTGTTTAAAAGAGGTACCGTTACCGGCAACGGCAACTACACGGTAGGTCTTGCCATCGAAAACGAGCTGATTCGCGTGATTCATATGACAGACTCCAATGGCTGTACCCACAGTAAAGAAGATGCGGTTACCCGGCTTCGGGGCATTTATAATGACCAGTTTGAAAAAATACATCAGAATACCATTAACATCCGTGCCCACGCAGGCAAAGAAGTGCCTGCCTTTATGGCATTTCATATTCCCCACGCCATTTTTGTGGAAGCAGAAAAAGCAAAGGGGTATGTAACCCACGAACGCTATAACTACATCATCGGCGTGGATGTGGAGGCAAAGGACAACGACTACGGCTTTAAATTAGACTCTGCCGACGCGTTCCCCACCGAGGTGGATTTCTTAAAATTTGCCAAAGAAAACAGCATTGACGGTGTATTCATCGGCCACCACCATAACACCGCCACTACCATATATTATGAGGGACTTGCCCTGGTGTACGGCTTGAAAACAGGACAGTACGACTCTTATATCCCGGGCAACATCGGCGGCACCCTGATTCTCCAGAGCCAAACAGACTTTACGGTACTGAATGTATCCTCCCTTTGTCGCTACGGCGCTGTCCCCCATGACCAGCTCCGCTACAAAGGCTTTTTCCAGGAATAAAAAAACACTTGACAAGACGCGTTTTCAGGAGTATAATAAGGACAACAAAAAACCGATGAGGCAGAAAAAAAGCAAAGCCGGTCTTTTTGAGCGAGCGGATTACGGTGGAAGTTCCGCAGGACTCTTTGCATAATATGGACTGCTGAGGGCTGTGTCAAATGCACAGACGTAAGGCTTGCGTAAAAAGCCGGAAGCTTAAAGGAGCTTCGCAAAGGGCACAGGTCATGCTGTGAATCAAGGTGGCAACGCGGATATTTTAAACGGAATATTCGTCCTTGACAGAAGATACAATTCTGTTAAGGGCGTTTTTTGTTTTCCTTTAACAGACAAGGAGGAATTTTTATTATGTTTTTGCTCACTCGCCGATGGCGCACCTGACTTTTTTGAAAAAAACGAATTGAATTTTTGGAGGAAAAGATTATGATACTGAATAATATTGATTTTGAAACCTATTTTAAAAATTACCCGGATGAAAACGGTTATTTCGGCAAATACGGCGGTGCATACGTTTCGGAAGAGCTGAAAAACGCCATGCGCGAAATCACCGAATCCTACCAGACCATCTGCAAGTCCCGCAAATTCATCAGTGAGCTTCGCAGAATCCGCAAGGAATTCCAGGGCAGACCTACCCCCATTTCCCACTTGGAAAGACTGTCTAACAAGCTCGGCAACGTTCAGCTTTATGTAAAGCGCGAGGATTTGAATCACTCGGGCGCACACAAACTGAACCATTGCATGGGTGAAGCTCTGCTTGCCAAATACATGGGCAAGAAAAAGGTAATCGCAGAAACCGGAGCAGGTCAGCACGGTGTTGCCCTTGCCACCGCTGCGGCATACTTTGGCTTGGAATGCGACATCTACATGGGTGCTGTAGACATTAAAAAGCAAGCCCCCAACGTGGCACGCATGAAAATTTTGGGTGCAAACGTTATCGAGGTTACCGAAGGCTTACAAACCTTAAAAGAAGCGGTAGACGCGGCTTTTGCGGCATATGCCAAGGAATACAAGGATGCTATCTACTGCATCGGCTCGGTTTTAGGACCGCATCCCTTCCCGCTTATGGTACGCGATTTCCAGAGTATTGTGGGCATCGAAGCAAGAGAACAGTTTATTGAAATGACCGGCGAACTGCCCGATGCAGTGGTTGCCTGCGTGGGCGGCGGCTCGAACGCAATGGGTATGTTTGCAGGCTTTTTGAATGACCCTGTGGACATTTACGGCATTGAACCCTTAGGTCGCGGCACCGCACTGGGCGACCATGCCGCAAGCTTAAAGTATGGCAGTGAGGGCATTATGCACGGCTTTAACAGCATTATGTTAAAGGATGAAAACGGTGAGCCTGCGCCCGTTTACTCGGTTGCAAGCGGTTTGGATTACCCCTCCTCCGGTCCCGAGCACGCCTTTTTGCATGACCTGGGCAGAGTAAAATATGACGTAATCACCGACGATGAAACCATTGATGCTTTCTTCGAGCTTTCCCGTATGGAGGGTATCATCCCTGCCATCGAAAGCGCCCATGCCGTAGCCTACGGCATGAAGCTTGCCAAGACCATGGGCAAAGGCTCTGTGCTGATTAACCTTTCGGGTCGTGGGGACAAGGATATGGATTACATCATTGAAAACTACGGTATCCGTTAAAAAATTTAAAAAATCTATTGACAAATAAAAAAGTTTGTGCTAAAATACTTTTTAATCAAACGCAAAGATGTGGAATAGTACGCAAATTCTTTCACCTTTAGAGAGATGCCGGTTGGTGCGAGGCATTGGGAAAGCTTTGCAGAACTCACCACGGAGCGGCTGCTGTGAAATGCTTTAAGTAGTGGCAGACGGGAGCTCCCGTTACAGAGTTACGATGTGTTAGCATCAAAGGGCATCCTGAAAAGCGGATGAAAAAGAGTGGTACCGCGGAAACGTATAAGTAACGTTTTCGTCTCTTTGAATCAACAAGGAGACGAAAACGTTTTTTTGTTGGCAAACTAATCCATTTTATATAGGTAAAGGAGTTTTAAAAATGAACAAAATCAACATCACAGACATTACACTTAAAAAACTGGCTGCAGAGCGTGAGATTGCGCTTTTATTCCGTGAAAAAACAGCGATTGCCGCATGTGCGGATGCCTTAGGTGCAGATGCAGTTGAGCTTGCTCCCATTCAGAATCTTCGTGAAGATACCATTATTTATAAAACGGTTGCCCAGAACATACAAAATGCAGTCGTTGCTCTGCCCGTCGGCTTTGACAAGGACAGCGTAGGCGCAGCATGGGAATGCATTAAGGATGCCAAAAATCCGCGTTTGCAGATTGAAGTACCCATATCTACCGTACAGATGGAATACACCTATCACTTAAAATCCGATAAAATGCTCTCCAAAATCGTTGAGCTGATAAAAACCGCCAAGGAATATTGTGCAGACGTGGAATTTTCTGCCCTCGATGCAACCCGTGCGGACGAAGATTTCCTGCTCACGGTTGCAAAGGAAGCGGAAAACAACGGTGCAACCATTATCACCATTTGTGATGATGCAGGCATCTCCATGCCCGAAGCCATCGCAACCCTGACCGAAAAGGTAAAGAGTGCTGTAAGCATCCCCGTTTATGTGCAGGTTTCCGACCGCATCAGCATGGGTGTTGCCTCCGCAATCAGCGCCATTCAGAAGGGTGCTGACGGCATTAAATGCGCAATGGCAGGCAAAGACGTACTGTCCACCGGTGCATTTTCAGATGCTATGGACGCCTTCTCTGCACAAATCGGTGCAAAAATCAATTTGAACAAAACCAAAATCCATGCAAGCATTGACGATATGCTCACCAGCATCAACCACACCGCTTACGAAGCAGAAAACACCGTAAGCGAAAAGAAAAAAATTCTGTTGGATTCCGACAGCACCATCGCGCAGGTGGCACAGGCAGCAACAGTTCTCGGCTACGAGCTTTCCGATTCGGATTGCGGTAATGTATATAAAGCCCTGATGCAGGTTTGTGAAACCAAAGGCGCTGTAGGCGCAAAGGAATTAGAGGCTTTGATTGCAAGCAATGCCATGCAGGCACCCTCTACCTATCATTTGGAAACCTACTCCACCAGCAGCAGTAACGTAACCGGCTCTATGTCTAAGGTTACATTAAAATGTAACGACGAAATCATGTGCGGTGTCAGCACCGGCGACGGTCCCATTGACTCCACCTTCCGCGCGATTGAACAGTGCATCGGCCACCACTACGAGCTGGACGATTTTCAGGTGCAGGCAGTTACCGAGGGCAAGGAAGCTTTAGGTACCGCCATTGTAAGACTTCGTAACAACGGCAAGCTCTATTCCGGCAACGGCATTTCCACAGACATTGTTGCCGCAAGCATCCGCGCTTACATCAACGCACTGAACAAAATCGTATTTGAGGAGGCTTAATCCATGAAAATTGTATTTTCAACCAAGAACGTAAACCGTGCATCCTTTCTGGATACCTGCCGTTTCGCTTACGATTACGGCTTTGCCGGATTTGAGATTCACGATGCGATAAAAGAACGCAGTCAGCATCACGACAGCATTTTGCGCCGCGACCGCACCGCCGATGCCAAAAGAAAGCTGATTAACCGCTCTCTTTCGGTTTCTGCCCTGCGCATGCCCTGCCCCATTGAACAGGATGAAACCACAGCCGAAACGGTAACCAAATATGTAGACCTTGCGGCAAATGCAGGCATTTCCTATGTGATTGTCCGCGTGGAACAGCAAACTGAAAAGGCTGTTTTGAAAGAAAAGCTCGAGGAAGCCATTCACCATGCCGAAAAGGCAGATGTTATGATTTTGTTTGAAACGGTGGGCTATCTTTCCGACACCGAAAATGTCATTGACATCATCAACTTCTTCTCTTCTGCGGCAATCGGTGCGTCCTGGAACGTGCGCGGTACCTATTTCGGTGCAGGCGAAACTGCAGAAGCCACCATCAAAACCTTGGGTGCATACATTAAATATGTACGCCTTGGCGATATGCTGGACGGCAAAACCGTTTTAATCGGCGAAGGGACTTTGCCGGTGGAAAACCTGATTAACGCGCTGTCCTCTTTGAACTTTGACGGCTTTATCTGCGCTGCCTGGAACGAAGACATTCAGGATGCAGACATTGTGCTGACCCATTTTGCCAATTACATCGCATCCTTAAGCCGTGAAAAGAAAAGCTATGATAAAGCCTACTACAACCGTGCCAAAACCGGTACCTTTGTATGGAAAAAATACGATGTAATCGACGCAACCTTTTCGGATGTGCTGGACACTATGGTAGAGAAATATCCTGACCAGTACGCCTTTAAATATCCGACCCTCGACTATACCAGAACCTATACCCAGTTCCGCAGAGATGTGGATGACTGTGCCGCAGCCCTCATTTCACTGGGCGTAAAGGCAGGCGACCATGTGGCAGTGTGGGCAACCAATGTCCCCGAATGGTTTATCACCTTCTGGGCAACCACCAAAATCGGTGCAGTACTGGTTACGGTCAACACCGCCTACAAAATCCACGAAATTGAGTATCTGTTAAAGCAGTCGGATACCCATACCCTCGTGATGATTGAATACTGTAAAGACATCAACTATAAAGAAATCATTCAGGAGCTTTGCCCCGAGCTGGAAACCTTAACCCCCGGCGAGCCGTTGTATTCTAAAAATCTTCCGTTCCTGCGCAATGTGGTAACGGCAGGCTTTTCCATGAACGGCTGTCTGACCTGGGAGCAGATGCTGTCCCGTTCTTCCATGATTCCCCGGGAAGAAGTGAGAAGACGCGCATCTTTGGTTAAACCCGATGATGTGTGCAACATGCAGTACACCTCGGGCACTACAGGCTTCCCGAAGGGCGTAATGCTCACCCACCGCAATATTGTAAACAACGGTAAAACCATTGGTGACAGAATGGATTTATCCACCGCAGACCGCATGATGATTCAGGTGCCCATGTTCCATTGCTTCGGCATGGTGCTTTCCATGACCTCCATGATGACCCATGGCGGTACGCTGTGCCCCATTCCGTATTTCTCACCCAAATCTTCTTTGGCTTGCGTAAATGATGAGCACATCACCTGCTTTAACGGTGTGCCCACCATGTTTATCGCCATGTTCAACCATCCCGACTTTGCCAAAACCGACTTTTCTTATATGCGAACCGGCATCATGGCAGGCGCAAACTGTCCTGCCGACCTGATGCGTCGTGCCGCAGAGGAAATGAACATGCGTGAAATCATTTCGGTTTACGGACAGACCGAGGCATCTCCCGGCTGTACCATGGGCGAGGTAAACGAAGACATTGACCACCGTGTGGAAACGGTCGGCAGTCCATTCCCGGGCGTGGAATGCAAGGTTATCGACCCCGAAACAGGCGACGAGCTTCCCGACGGTGAAAGCGGCGAATTTGTAGCCCGTGGCTTTAACATTATGAAGGGCTACTACAAAATGCCCGAAGCCACCGCCCAGGCAATTGATGCAGACGGCTGGTTGCATTCGGGTGATATCTGTTGCAGAACGCCCGACGGCTATTATAAAGTCACCGGCAGATTAAAAGACATGATTATCCGTGGCGGTGAAAATCTCTACCCCAGAGAAATCGAAGAATTCTATCTGACCAACCCCAAGGTGCGCGACGTGCAGGTTGTGGGTGTGCCGGACGAAAAATACGGTGAGGAATGCTGTGCCTGGATTATTCTGCACAAGGGCGAAACCGCAGACGAGAACGAAATGCGCGAATTCGGTAACGCGTCCATTGCGCGTCACAAGGTTCCCAAATACTTCCTGTTTGTAAACGAATTCCCCATGAATGCGGCAGGTA
Proteins encoded in this region:
- a CDS encoding helix-turn-helix transcriptional regulator, which gives rise to MSQTPSIKQEIRIKGFHSIYYFAFSKDFYHDPEQHDSWEMVYVDNGKVNAMSNGVGCVLEQGQAIFHCPMESHAHVSDKRVANNMVVVSFTAEGKKMKEFKGKTFTLDKTAKTLLTLFLEEVKEALGKVPDDYNDRTPPNFQNAPFGASQLLQCYFTEFLIKLLRADNGVSVVPNKDARAISNNSVCTLIIEYMKRSVNKNLNLKDVCDLFFIGKTQLCKIFKEHVGKSPMDYFADLKTESAKKLLQEKKMSVSEISDALGYSSVHNFSRAFKKYAGYSPSAYRKKIL
- a CDS encoding Fic family protein gives rise to the protein MAYSLDALQDGCYENTTVLINKFDIRDEKTLNALEQEITGGLLARAITDIPFTNVNFDFYKNLHRYVFSDLYAWAGELRTVNMSKKGTVFCDFKQLEEYGARIFTSLAQRNYLKDCPEDLFLEEFTELYCNLNFLHPFREGNGRIQRLFLTLLLKNTGKALHFADIDKDLFMIATIKSASGDVFMLKEIFRTHITSL
- a CDS encoding metallophosphoesterase encodes the protein MQILKDTFGCDFVVSYPKEMASRPLKILQLTDPQIIDSSQRRTPDRLNPTEISAWSPENFDAQCGNHIRSLVCQTKPDFIFITGDIVYGEFDDNGTALKWFTDFMDSFGIPWAPVFGNHDNESLMGVAYQCKLFEDAGYCLFKRGTVTGNGNYTVGLAIENELIRVIHMTDSNGCTHSKEDAVTRLRGIYNDQFEKIHQNTINIRAHAGKEVPAFMAFHIPHAIFVEAEKAKGYVTHERYNYIIGVDVEAKDNDYGFKLDSADAFPTEVDFLKFAKENSIDGVFIGHHHNTATTIYYEGLALVYGLKTGQYDSYIPGNIGGTLILQSQTDFTVLNVSSLCRYGAVPHDQLRYKGFFQE
- the trpB gene encoding tryptophan synthase subunit beta gives rise to the protein MILNNIDFETYFKNYPDENGYFGKYGGAYVSEELKNAMREITESYQTICKSRKFISELRRIRKEFQGRPTPISHLERLSNKLGNVQLYVKREDLNHSGAHKLNHCMGEALLAKYMGKKKVIAETGAGQHGVALATAAAYFGLECDIYMGAVDIKKQAPNVARMKILGANVIEVTEGLQTLKEAVDAAFAAYAKEYKDAIYCIGSVLGPHPFPLMVRDFQSIVGIEAREQFIEMTGELPDAVVACVGGGSNAMGMFAGFLNDPVDIYGIEPLGRGTALGDHAASLKYGSEGIMHGFNSIMLKDENGEPAPVYSVASGLDYPSSGPEHAFLHDLGRVKYDVITDDETIDAFFELSRMEGIIPAIESAHAVAYGMKLAKTMGKGSVLINLSGRGDKDMDYIIENYGIR
- a CDS encoding AMP-binding protein produces the protein MKIVFSTKNVNRASFLDTCRFAYDYGFAGFEIHDAIKERSQHHDSILRRDRTADAKRKLINRSLSVSALRMPCPIEQDETTAETVTKYVDLAANAGISYVIVRVEQQTEKAVLKEKLEEAIHHAEKADVMILFETVGYLSDTENVIDIINFFSSAAIGASWNVRGTYFGAGETAEATIKTLGAYIKYVRLGDMLDGKTVLIGEGTLPVENLINALSSLNFDGFICAAWNEDIQDADIVLTHFANYIASLSREKKSYDKAYYNRAKTGTFVWKKYDVIDATFSDVLDTMVEKYPDQYAFKYPTLDYTRTYTQFRRDVDDCAAALISLGVKAGDHVAVWATNVPEWFITFWATTKIGAVLVTVNTAYKIHEIEYLLKQSDTHTLVMIEYCKDINYKEIIQELCPELETLTPGEPLYSKNLPFLRNVVTAGFSMNGCLTWEQMLSRSSMIPREEVRRRASLVKPDDVCNMQYTSGTTGFPKGVMLTHRNIVNNGKTIGDRMDLSTADRMMIQVPMFHCFGMVLSMTSMMTHGGTLCPIPYFSPKSSLACVNDEHITCFNGVPTMFIAMFNHPDFAKTDFSYMRTGIMAGANCPADLMRRAAEEMNMREIISVYGQTEASPGCTMGEVNEDIDHRVETVGSPFPGVECKVIDPETGDELPDGESGEFVARGFNIMKGYYKMPEATAQAIDADGWLHSGDICCRTPDGYYKVTGRLKDMIIRGGENLYPREIEEFYLTNPKVRDVQVVGVPDEKYGEECCAWIILHKGETADENEMREFGNASIARHKVPKYFLFVNEFPMNAAGKILKYKMRDQSAEILGLKKN